A window from Mustela erminea isolate mMusErm1 chromosome 17, mMusErm1.Pri, whole genome shotgun sequence encodes these proteins:
- the LOC116576100 gene encoding eukaryotic translation initiation factor 2D-like: MFAKAFRVKSNTAIKGSDRRKLRTDVVAAFPTLGTDQVSALVPGKEELNVVKLYAHRGDVVTVYVCAGNPILFGLEKNLYPTGRVHLWSYPDLPTFTTWPLVLEKLMGGADLLLPGLVVPLLVCLRKKCKHDEISVL, encoded by the exons ATGTTTGCCAAGGCCTTTCGGGTCAAGTCCAACACGGCCATCAAGGGGTCGGACag GAGAAAGCTTCGGACTGATGTGGTGGCTGCTTTCCCGACTCTTGGAACAGATCAGGTCTCTGCCTTAGTACCTGGAAAGGAAGAGCTCAACGTTGTGAAGTTATATGCTCACAGGGGGGATGTGgtgactgtgtatgtgtgtgctggtAACCCCATCCTGTTTGGACTGGAGAAAAATCTATACCCAACAG GCCGTGTACACCTGTGGTCCTATCCTGATCTCCCAACGTTCACAACATGGCCTCTGGTGCTCGAAAAACTGATGGGAGGAGCAG ATTTGTTGCTGCCCGGCCTCGTGGTGCCACTGCTGGTCTGCCTCAG AAAGAAATGTAAGCATGATGAGATATCAGTGCTATGA
- the LOC116576093 gene encoding complement factor H-related protein 5-like — protein MYPSKILRMRFPGEIIWLILWAVCVSEERCLKSEISIENGFFSESEFAYPLNKETKYQCKSGYVTPDGKTSGSITCLESGWSPQPTCIKIECKLPEVEENLIVTPRKDKYRVEDVLKFSCRSRLKRVGPDSVQCYDFGWSPNFPTCKEQTKQCAPPPQLLNGKVKETPKEIYEHDDLVEYVCNTRFLMKGFKKIQCVDGQWTDLPMCIEVITQPCPPPPQIPNAQNMATTVNYQDGEKVSVVCQDNYIIQGAEEIVCRNGRWQSIPRCAAISCENPPKVENAIILNEKPRYLPGQTARYECIKPFELLGEVEVTCLDGYWSQPPRCAEPSGKCVSPPSIDNGDITSFPLPAYAPGWSVEYKCQAFYVLQGPRTVTCRNGKWSSPPKCLVPCAVSEEILRRHKIRFRWSYEKKIYSMTGDMIEFVCLHGYRKKTPEHTFRAICQDGKLLYPECE, from the exons AAAGATGTTTAAAATCAGAGATATCaattgaaaatggatttttttctgaatctgaaTTTGCATATCCcttgaataaagaaacaaaatatcagtGTAAATCAGGATATGTAACACCAGATGGTAAAACTTCAGGATCAATTACATGTCTGGAAAGTGGATGGTCTCCTCAACCCACATGTATTA aaatagaaTGCAAGCTTCCAGAAGTGGAAGAAAACTTAATTGTTACCCCCAGAAAGGACAAATACAGAGTTGAAGATGTGTTGAAATTCTCCTGCAGATCAAGACTTAAAAGAGTTGGACCAGACTCAGTTCAATGTTATGATTTTGGATGGTCCCCTAACTTTCCAACATGTAAAG AGCAAACAAAACAGTGTGCTCCACCTCCTCAACTCCTCAATGGGAAAGTTAAAGAAACACCAAAAGAAATCTATGAACACGATGATTTGGTGGAATATGTTTGCAATACTAGATTTTTGAtgaagggttttaaaaaaattcagtgtgttGACGGACAATGGACAGACTTGCCTATGTGTATTG aagttatcACGCAGCCGTGTCCCCCTCCACCTCAGATTCCCAATGCTCAAAATATGGCAACGACGGTGAATTATCAGGATGGAGAAAAAGTATCTGTTGTCTGTCAAGACAATTATATAATTCAGGGTGCAGAAGAAATTGTGTGCCGAAATGGAAGATGGCAGTCAATACCACGCTGTGCTG cTATTTCCTGTGAGAATCCACCCAAAGTGGAAAATGCTATTATACTAAATGAGAAGCCTAGGTATCTACCTGGTCAGACTGCACGTTATGAATGCATCAAACCTTTTGAATTGCTTGGGGAAGTAGAAGTGACATGTTTAGATGGGTATTGGTCACAACCGCCTCGGTGTGCAG aacctagTGGAAAATGTGTGTCTCCTCCATCTATTGACAATGGAGACATTACCTCATTCCCACTACCAGCATATGCTCCAGGATGGTCAGTAGAGTACAAATGTCAGGCCTTCTATGTACTTCAGGGACCCAGGACCGTAACATGCAGAAATGGAAAGTGGTCATCACCACCAAAATGCTTag tgCCCTGTGCAGTATCAGAAGAAATCTTGAGAAGACATAAAATAAGATTTCGATGgtcttatgagaaaaaaatatattctatgacAGGGGATATGATTGAATTTGTCTGTCTTCATGGATATCGCAAAAAGACACCAGAGCATACATTCCGAGCCATATGTCAGGATGGGAAACTGTTATATCCTGAATGTGAATAA